ACGCTTGACTAATGCTAAACCTAAACCAGTACCAGCATATTGACGATTAAGACGACTATCTATTTGTACAAAGGTTTGAAATAGTTTGCTTATATTTTCTTCTGCAATGCCAATACCTGTATCTGTTACCGAGAAATGAATAAAAGTCTCACCGGTTTCCAATTCTTGATATGTTGAATTTATTTTAGTGACTAAATTGATTTTTAATTTTATTTTTCCCCCTTCAGGTGTAAATTTAATGCCGTTATTAAGTAAATTGATTAAGGCTTGTCGAATGCGTCTATCATCTATTTGACAGAGTTTGTGACTAGAGGGAATTTCGTTGATGAAAGTGAGGGTAATATTTTTTTTCTCTGCTAAATATCGAATAAAATTCAAACTATCTAGGGATAAACTAACTACATCAACTAAACTAAAATTAAATTCTGTTTTGCCTGATTCTATTTTTGCTAAATCGAGAATATCATTAATTAAATCTAGTAAATGTCTGCCACTACGATGAATATTATTAAGGGAGTCTAATTGTTTTTGATTTAAAGTTCCAAATACTTGTTCTTTTAGGGCTTCTGATAAACCTAGAATACTATTTAAGGGAGTGCGTAATTCATGGCTCATACTCGCTAGAAACTCATCTTTCATTCGGGTTGTTTTTTCAAGTTCAAGATTTATTTTTTCTAGGTTTTCGTTACTTTCTTTAAGGACTATTTCTGCTTCTTTTTGTGGTGTTATGTCATAATTTATGCCAATCATTTTTAAGGGTTTACCCTCTTCATCTTTTTCTAACATTCCATTAGCTTTGATATATATTATTTTGCCGTCGGAATGTATAACTCTGAAGACAGTATCATATTCTGCTAAATCTAAAGATGCTCTTTCAAATAAGTTAACGGTATCTTCAAAATCTTCTGGATGTAGAGCGTTAGTCCAAGTTTTATAATAGCAAGGTGTGCCAATGGGTACATCATAAAGTTTATACATCTGTTCGTCCCAAGTTAGTTTCTGGGTTTTTAAGTCTAGTTCCCAAATACCAATTTGAGCGGATTCTACGGCTAATTTTAGTCTTTTAGATAGTTCGTTGATATGACTTTCAATCAATTTGCGATCGCTAATATCGGTTATCATACCTAAAGCTCCTATAAACTCCCCTTCATCATTAAAAATTGGGCTAGTAGATAAGATCGCCCATAGGGTTGAACCATCAGCTCTTAAAAATTTAAAGTCATGTTGTTCTGAGACTCCTTGTATCCGTCTTTCAAACAATTGTTGAGCAAAAACCTTCTCTGAATCCTCCATAAAACTCAAAAAAGATTTACCCCGAATATCCTCAGCAGAGTAACCCAACATATCAGCTAAAGTTCGATTCACAAAAGTAGTTATTCCCTTTTTATTTAGAATCCAAATACCTTCGTTTGCTGTTTCTACAATCTTGCGATAACGACTCTCACTTTGTTTTAAGGCTTTTTCCGCTCTTTTTTGTTCTGTTACATCTTGCATCAAGGCGAGAATATGGGTGCTATTATCCATTTTTTGAACAATACAAGTGCTAATCTGAATTAGGCGGGGTTGACTATCGGCTCGAATAATACGCCATATTTCCTTGTGAATATGTTCCCCCTGACGCATTCTCTTCATTCTTTCAATGGCTTTTTCTCGCAAATTAGGGTCAGGATAAAGACTTTGATACCAACCTTTTTGATTTATTTCCTCAAGGGTATAGCCTGTAATTTCCTCCATCTTATGATTCCACACGCTAAAACGGATGTAAGGAAAATCAGAGATTTCAGAACAAACACATAACCCTTCTGCCATGTTTTCTAGTATTTGTTGATTAAAATTATTCTCTTGTGCTAGTTTCGCTTCATATTCTTTCCGTTGAGTTATATCTTGATAAGTACCCAGAATGCCTATAATTTCACCTTCGTTATTTTTTAGGGGAAACTTACTACCTTCAATGTACATAGTAGATCCATCTCTTCGGTGATAAGTATATTGTTGATGGTATATTGGTTCACGGGTGTTAATAACTTCGCAATCACATTGTTGATATTGATGAGCGTCTTCTGAGTTAAAACAAATTTCATTAATCTGTTTTCCTTGTAACTCTGAAACAGTTGAATCAAAATCATTAGCAAAAGCCTGATTACAACCGAGAAGCACTGATTGGGTGTTTTTCCAAAAAACTCTTTGAGGAATGGTATTTAAAACCAACTCTAGCATTTCCTTTGCATTGAATAGGTCTTTTTCGCTGTGTTTCAATGCCTCTTCTGCCAATTTGCGATCGCTCACATCAATAATTGCACCGCATAAATGAATCAAATTTCCTTGAAAATCATAAACGCCCTGACCTTTTTCATAAACCCAACGAATATGACCATCACGATGTTGTAAGCGATATTCTACGGTGAAAATTTCCTTTTTTTGTAAACTTTCTTGTATTAATTCATTGACAATATCTCGATCATCAGGGTGAATTAAATCAGCATAAGAAATCAATTTATTACCTGTTACTTCTTCAGGATAATAACCAGTGATATTCAATATTTCACCACTGAGAAATTCCATAGTCCAAAAATTATCATTGAGACAGCTATAAACTATCCCGGGAAAATTCTCAATTAAAGTGCGGTATTTTCGTTCGTTAATTTCTAATTGAGTAGTTTTTATAATAATCTCATTCTTTAATTGTTGTTGCAAATTAGTTAATTCTGTTACTGCTTTTTCTCTTTCTAATTCAGATGTGATACGAGCGGCAAAAACTTGTAATATATCGGCAATCATCTCCAATTTAATTTTAGGAATAAATGATTTGCTACCCACCGATAATCCACCAATGACTTCTTTGT
This is a stretch of genomic DNA from Cyanobacterium aponinum PCC 10605. It encodes these proteins:
- a CDS encoding PAS domain S-box protein; translation: MSSFSFSLEYQPPYFPVTFISADESFSRVLSLSEEHPHNSIFFIVQKEEKESSSCRKYLGILARKNLSKYTQDSEDNDSLKAENLDLLPIVSIKKSELTNLFIVLYKFISSGSDYLAIINDNSDIIGVLAHEDLRDYIEIHTNFNYQEIEKLVSELNITITEDISEKKADKKQGKIFIKNNNKDSQVKTKNNSDTILHLDKIIDEHREQERYWHKLIEGAAAISGKDFFNKIAEYISINFDVDYVFITEKKEQYLETLVFLVNGKIQNNFCFPCTNFPCGKAVQEGIFTCQNNLRSLFPNNEFLEKSEMEGFAGVQLINGNKEVIGGLSVGSKSFIPKIKLEMIADILQVFAARITSELEREKAVTELTNLQQQLKNEIIIKTTQLEINERKYRTLIENFPGIVYSCLNDNFWTMEFLSGEILNITGYYPEEVTGNKLISYADLIHPDDRDIVNELIQESLQKKEIFTVEYRLQHRDGHIRWVYEKGQGVYDFQGNLIHLCGAIIDVSDRKLAEEALKHSEKDLFNAKEMLELVLNTIPQRVFWKNTQSVLLGCNQAFANDFDSTVSELQGKQINEICFNSEDAHQYQQCDCEVINTREPIYHQQYTYHRRDGSTMYIEGSKFPLKNNEGEIIGILGTYQDITQRKEYEAKLAQENNFNQQILENMAEGLCVCSEISDFPYIRFSVWNHKMEEITGYTLEEINQKGWYQSLYPDPNLREKAIERMKRMRQGEHIHKEIWRIIRADSQPRLIQISTCIVQKMDNSTHILALMQDVTEQKRAEKALKQSESRYRKIVETANEGIWILNKKGITTFVNRTLADMLGYSAEDIRGKSFLSFMEDSEKVFAQQLFERRIQGVSEQHDFKFLRADGSTLWAILSTSPIFNDEGEFIGALGMITDISDRKLIESHINELSKRLKLAVESAQIGIWELDLKTQKLTWDEQMYKLYDVPIGTPCYYKTWTNALHPEDFEDTVNLFERASLDLAEYDTVFRVIHSDGKIIYIKANGMLEKDEEGKPLKMIGINYDITPQKEAEIVLKESNENLEKINLELEKTTRMKDEFLASMSHELRTPLNSILGLSEALKEQVFGTLNQKQLDSLNNIHRSGRHLLDLINDILDLAKIESGKTEFNFSLVDVVSLSLDSLNFIRYLAEKKNITLTFINEIPSSHKLCQIDDRRIRQALINLLNNGIKFTPEGGKIKLKINLVTKINSTYQELETGETFIHFSVTDTGIGIAEENISKLFQTFVQIDSRLNRQYAGTGLGLALVKRIVDAHGGFVGVESEINQGSCFSFYIPYSKDVKEYHSAFWHPKNPHRVNLFTKKKIKENDESLLYNGRLEFSSNNSEQKTAINSINNLILLVDDNEENIYAVSDYLKIKGFSLEIAKNGKDALNKLEEVNPCIILMDIQMPELDGFETIRLIKENPRWQNIPIIAVTALAMTGDKEKCLNAGADDYLSKPFRLKDLIEKINKVLS